The window CTGCTGCTGCGGTGAGGATTCTTCGTCGGCCGCACCGGCGAAGGCTGTGATCGGGATGTCGAGCAGCACGTCGGGCTGATACGTGTGCGTACTGAGCACGGTCAGGTCAGCGCGCAAGGTGGCCACGATTCCCTCCAACAGCTCAGGGTCGTCGAGGAACTGGGCCGGGGTGCCTCCCAGCGTCTTCATATACTGCACCAAGCCCTCGTCCGGGCCGTTCCAGCCGCGCACCTCGCGATCAAGGCTCGGCGCCGAGCTCGCCGAGACGTACAGCGCGCGCAGCATCGGCATCCCCCTCTCGCGCAGGGCATGTGCGAGCGACCACCCGACCCGCGCACCCATGCTCGCTCCGAACAAGGCGACGGGCCGGTCCAGCAGTGGCTCGACGGCATTGACGAGGTCGTCGACCAAGTCATCCATGGCGAGGAACGGCGGTTCGTCCATCCGGTCGGCACGGCCGGGCAGCTGCACCGCGATCGGATCGATCGACGGCGGCAGCAGCCGCGGCCACTCGCGGAACATCGCCGCGTTGCCGCCCGCGTGGTGCAGGCACAGCAGCGTGGTCGCCCCGGCTGCCGGGCTTCGAAAACGCTTGAACCAGCGATGTCCGTCGGACATGGAGCTTCTTACCTTCCGGTGTTCGTCAGATGGGGCGTGCCGTGATCGGCAGGTGCTTGTAACCGGACACGAACGTCGAGCGCATCCGTACCGGAGTGCCAGCGGACTCGAACCGGTGATACGAGGTCAGCAGCTCTTCGAAGAGGATCTTCAGGGTGGCGCGGGCGAGTGTGTGACCGACGCAGTAGTGCGGGCCCATGCCGAACGAGAGGTGCCGGTTCGGCTTGCGACGCAGTTGGAACTCGTCGGGATCGGGGAACGCATCCCCGTCTCGGTTCGCCGATCCGAACCAGACGACGAGCGGGTCGCCCTCCTTGACGGTGGTGCCCCGCACCT of the Streptomyces sp. T12 genome contains:
- a CDS encoding thioesterase II family protein; protein product: MSDGHRWFKRFRSPAAGATTLLCLHHAGGNAAMFREWPRLLPPSIDPIAVQLPGRADRMDEPPFLAMDDLVDDLVNAVEPLLDRPVALFGASMGARVGWSLAHALRERGMPMLRALYVSASSAPSLDREVRGWNGPDEGLVQYMKTLGGTPAQFLDDPELLEGIVATLRADLTVLSTHTYQPDVLLDIPITAFAGAADEESSPQQQEPWGKETTGPFVMNVIDGGHFLDANATRFVIDAISEDLR